ACTTGCTAAAATTGAAGTAGAATAGCCATCAAAATGGCAATAAAGCATCTATTAGCTATTCTACGTACAATTTTCAATTACTTAAATTATTAGATCTCTGACAATGTCCAAGTGATATCAGCAGTATATTCTTCTGCTGTCAAGTTCACTGTTGAAGGAATTCGTAATTCTACGGATTTCCCACTTGTATCTTTTTCTTTTGATCCGTCAGCGTATTGACCAAATTCAACATAATACGTTCCAATCCCACGATCATCACTCTTATTATCAATAACCGTTACTGTATCACCAGCACCTAAGCCAGTTGCATCTGGTGCTAAGGTAAATGTAGGAATTGTTTTTACTAACTTACTCCCATCAGCTTCAGAACTTGGCCATAATTCATCTTTTGTTGTCGATGTTACTACGCCATTTGTATAAGTAATATCTGCTGCTTTTAATTTCGCTGAGCTACCTGCAGCCTTGGATTCAAATGGACGAGTCATTTGTGCTGTTAGTGTATATTTATGATTCAATGTTGCTCGTTTATCTGTAAATTGAACATAGTTCCCACGAATAATATCTGTACCATTCGATTTAGCAGTAACTGGTGCTGCAAAGAATTTTCTATCATCATTTGTTGCACCAACTTTGTGAGTATCGCCAAAGCGTAGTTCTGTTACTGCATCCACACTAAACGTACCACGATCTTCATTTGGTTTAATTGGATCAGTTATCTCTGGTTTATCAATATTTTCTTCTGGTTTTTCAGGATCTCCTAATTCTGCACCGTCACTATCCTCGTTAAATTTGATGAATCCTTCTGATTTTTGTTCCTTTGGTGCTGCTGATGCTACTGAAGGTAGTAAAGCCCCTCCTCCGATAAACGCTACAAGAGCGATGGAACATAGTGTTGTTTTTTTCATTGTGTTTTCCTCCTATTATTTGTGTTATCTATGGTAACTCGGCTAAAATCCAAGTTAGCACCGTTGAGTAATCGCCTGAAACGATCTGAGTCGCTTCAGGAATATGCAGTGATACAGCCTTATTTAGATATAAAGGTTTATTTTGAACTTCTGTATCGACCACTGTTTGTTGCTTTTCATCTATTCTGGGTTCTAAGGTCGCTAGCTGATTGCTAGTGTTTTCTGCGGATGCGCCAAAAACAATCGCCCATGTACCTATCCCTTCATCTTTAGCTGCTTTAGCTAAGTCATATGATGTATTCAAATTATCAAGAATAATGGCATCTTTTGAAATCTGGGGAGCCGCTGATTGTTCCGCTGAATTAGCCCAAGATTTATCAAAAGATAAAAAGCTTCCTTTTAATTCACTATTCTCTGTAGTATTCACAAATTGATTCTCTTGTTTTAATTGTAATGTCCAACCTTTAGGCTCTGTTCTTCGATCGGTTACCTGTATAAAATTCCCTCGCGCAGAAATATCTGAAAAAAAGTTCTGCGCGTTTGCATAGTAGGTTCTACCTTGATCCGAGATTTTATTTTTATAAAAATTTAAAGTAGGAACAAAGTCAATTCTTAAGCTACCATCCGTTTTGGGACTCTCCCCAGGATCTACTTCAATTGTTGGGTTTTCCGGATCTAGGATAGTTTGCTCATATTTGCCAGAAAACCCAATTTTTCCTTCTCCATCCACTGTCGATGGTTCAGCAAAAGCGGCCGTTTCATAAGACAACGATTGAAAAAGGACAACGATTATGAGAAAAAATATAGTTATTTTTGTTTTATCCTTCATTGTCTGACACCCCTTTGCTATCACTTTTTTTCAATCGTTTTGTAAGAACAGCAAATAAAATCAAGAGCAAGCCACTAATCATCAAACTCGTTTTGACCATCTCACCA
The DNA window shown above is from Enterococcus sp. 4G2_DIV0659 and carries:
- a CDS encoding WxL domain-containing protein; this translates as MKDKTKITIFFLIIVVLFQSLSYETAAFAEPSTVDGEGKIGFSGKYEQTILDPENPTIEVDPGESPKTDGSLRIDFVPTLNFYKNKISDQGRTYYANAQNFFSDISARGNFIQVTDRRTEPKGWTLQLKQENQFVNTTENSELKGSFLSFDKSWANSAEQSAAPQISKDAIILDNLNTSYDLAKAAKDEGIGTWAIVFGASAENTSNQLATLEPRIDEKQQTVVDTEVQNKPLYLNKAVSLHIPEATQIVSGDYSTVLTWILAELP
- a CDS encoding WxL domain-containing protein, translated to MKKTTLCSIALVAFIGGGALLPSVASAAPKEQKSEGFIKFNEDSDGAELGDPEKPEENIDKPEITDPIKPNEDRGTFSVDAVTELRFGDTHKVGATNDDRKFFAAPVTAKSNGTDIIRGNYVQFTDKRATLNHKYTLTAQMTRPFESKAAGSSAKLKAADITYTNGVVTSTTKDELWPSSEADGSKLVKTIPTFTLAPDATGLGAGDTVTVIDNKSDDRGIGTYYVEFGQYADGSKEKDTSGKSVELRIPSTVNLTAEEYTADITWTLSEI